The proteins below are encoded in one region of Candidatus Krumholzibacteriota bacterium:
- a CDS encoding winged helix-turn-helix transcriptional regulator yields MNADTKRRYEVRARIIKALAHPTRLFIVDELSRGERCVCELTGMVGADVSTVSKHLAVLRASGIVDDEKRGAKVFYRLATPCVLNFFGCVESVMAGRGRDRGDLTR; encoded by the coding sequence ATGAATGCCGACACGAAACGCAGATACGAGGTCCGGGCCCGCATCATCAAGGCCCTCGCCCATCCGACCCGTCTCTTCATCGTCGACGAGCTCTCCCGCGGGGAACGCTGCGTCTGCGAGCTGACCGGCATGGTCGGCGCCGACGTCTCGACGGTCTCCAAGCATCTCGCCGTGCTCCGGGCGAGCGGGATCGTCGACGACGAGAAACGGGGGGCGAAGGTCTTCTACCGGCTCGCCACCCCGTGCGTGCTGAACTTCTTCGGGTGCGTCGAATCGGTGATGGCCGGGCGGGGACGCGACCGGGGCGACCTCACGAGGTGA
- a CDS encoding permease gives MDLRREWKALAAIVAAFVLSYHLPVDALRDSARFTGAVWESLYLVRWYAREHVLLCLVPAFFIAGAISVFVSQASVMRYLGAGAPKAIAYGVASVSGTVLAVCSCTVLPLFAGIYRMGAGLGPATAFLYAGPAINVLAVVLTARVLGLELGIARAVGAILFSVVVGLGMHLLFRREEREKAAAQAAMPVPDAPRPLRQTALFIAAMVAVLVFANWGRPGPDAGGLWLAVYAAKWWIAGLAAAGLAAILVAWFGVRPLGMAFAAAPAAILAVVLPNDPAFAFSAGALGLAVVAVRSGGETAGWFDASWGFARQILPLLLGGVLVAGLLLGRPGHEGLVPAGWIERAVGGNSLRANLFASVAGALMYFATLTEVPILQGLIGAGMGKGPALALLLAGPALSLPNMLVIRSVIGTRKTLAFVALVVVMATVAGIVYGAIF, from the coding sequence GTGGATTTGAGACGGGAGTGGAAGGCCCTCGCGGCGATCGTCGCCGCGTTCGTTCTGAGCTATCACCTGCCGGTCGATGCCCTGCGCGACTCGGCGCGGTTCACCGGCGCGGTCTGGGAATCCCTTTACCTCGTCAGGTGGTACGCCCGGGAACACGTCCTGCTCTGCCTCGTTCCGGCCTTCTTCATCGCCGGGGCGATCTCGGTCTTCGTGAGCCAGGCGTCGGTGATGCGGTATCTCGGCGCCGGGGCGCCGAAGGCGATCGCCTACGGCGTCGCGTCGGTCTCGGGGACGGTCCTCGCCGTCTGTTCCTGCACCGTTCTCCCCCTCTTCGCCGGGATCTACCGGATGGGGGCGGGGCTCGGCCCGGCGACGGCCTTCCTCTACGCCGGCCCGGCGATCAACGTTCTCGCCGTCGTCTTGACCGCGCGCGTGCTCGGTCTCGAACTGGGCATAGCCCGGGCCGTGGGCGCGATCCTCTTCAGCGTCGTGGTCGGGCTCGGCATGCACCTGCTCTTCCGGCGCGAGGAGCGGGAGAAGGCGGCGGCGCAGGCCGCGATGCCCGTCCCGGATGCGCCGCGGCCGCTCCGGCAGACCGCCCTCTTCATCGCCGCGATGGTGGCCGTCCTCGTCTTCGCCAACTGGGGCAGGCCGGGACCGGACGCCGGGGGACTCTGGCTCGCCGTGTACGCGGCGAAGTGGTGGATCGCCGGCCTCGCGGCGGCGGGGCTCGCGGCGATACTCGTCGCATGGTTCGGCGTCCGGCCGCTCGGGATGGCGTTCGCCGCGGCCCCGGCGGCGATACTCGCCGTCGTCCTTCCGAACGATCCCGCGTTCGCCTTCTCTGCCGGCGCCCTCGGGCTCGCCGTCGTCGCCGTCCGCTCGGGCGGGGAGACGGCCGGCTGGTTCGACGCGTCGTGGGGATTCGCGCGGCAGATCCTGCCCCTCCTTCTCGGCGGTGTCCTCGTCGCGGGGCTGCTCCTCGGGCGCCCGGGGCACGAGGGGCTCGTGCCGGCCGGGTGGATCGAGCGGGCGGTCGGCGGGAACTCCCTGCGGGCGAATCTCTTCGCGTCGGTCGCGGGCGCGCTCATGTACTTCGCCACGCTGACCGAGGTGCCGATACTGCAGGGACTGATCGGGGCGGGAATGGGCAAGGGGCCGGCGCTCGCGCTTCTCCTCGCCGGCCCGGCGCTCAGTTTGCCGAACATGCTCGTCATCCGAAGCGTCATCGGCACGCGCAAAACGCTCGCGTTCGTCGCACTCGTCGTCGTGATGGCGACCGTCGCGGGCATCGTCTACGGGGCGATCTTCTGA
- a CDS encoding sulfite exporter TauE/SafE family protein, with protein MADIAGAAWAAVWLGILTSISPCPLATNIAAMSFIARRVDSPRRAVFTGLLYTLGRAIAYAAVAAILVESLVSAPVVSHWLQKNMIRVLGPVIVVAGAMLLGLFRPASSGSIGGERLRARAERMGLWGAGFLGILFALSFCPVSAALFFGSLVPLATTAGSAVFLPLLYGVGTALPVVVFALLVATGARSLGSVFDAVTAVERWLRSGTGILFVLIGLWFIARYTFRLF; from the coding sequence ATGGCTGATATCGCCGGCGCCGCCTGGGCCGCTGTCTGGCTCGGCATCCTCACCTCGATCAGCCCCTGCCCGCTGGCGACGAACATCGCCGCGATGTCCTTCATCGCGCGCCGCGTCGACAGCCCGCGACGCGCGGTTTTCACGGGCCTGCTCTACACCCTCGGCAGGGCGATCGCCTACGCGGCGGTCGCGGCGATCCTCGTCGAAAGCCTCGTGTCGGCGCCGGTCGTCTCCCACTGGCTCCAGAAAAACATGATCCGCGTGCTCGGCCCCGTCATCGTGGTCGCGGGCGCGATGCTTCTCGGCCTCTTTCGCCCGGCGTCGAGCGGATCGATCGGCGGGGAACGGCTCCGGGCGCGGGCGGAGCGCATGGGGCTGTGGGGAGCGGGATTCCTCGGGATCCTCTTCGCCCTTTCCTTCTGCCCCGTCTCGGCGGCCCTTTTCTTCGGCAGCCTCGTGCCCCTGGCCACGACCGCCGGCTCGGCCGTGTTCCTGCCCCTTCTCTACGGCGTCGGGACGGCGCTCCCCGTCGTCGTCTTCGCCCTCCTCGTCGCCACCGGTGCCCGCTCGCTCGGGAGCGTGTTCGATGCGGTCACGGCCGTCGAGCGGTGGCTGCGCAGCGGGACGGGGATCCTCTTCGTGCTCATCGGCCTCTGGTTCATCGCGCGCTACACCTTCCGGCTCTTCTAG
- a CDS encoding S8 family serine peptidase gives MDVSYGTRAKSATGTFRARRPAAVLWLAAGLAAMMLAAAARSTAGEKPGETGIGHRLAVLVDAYERGGFARVASDAATADVRLRTEGAAALIPVVIEPAGRFSSAVDLAAIRGLGARIDAVSRSYVRILSPPGAVRLLPSVPGVAAVRLATPARSLAAGLGSTVSEGVDLTGAGDLQAAGFDGAGVRIAVVDLGFIGLDAAQVAGELPATVHRVKGNVEGVDISGFTVHGTGVAEHVMDMAPGAELYCILVEDEVDLENAADFIRENGIHVANHSVGWVLASYYDDTGPIAGIVNRSRDVDGIFWAVAAGNDAQTHWRGDWYDADEDDTLEFAVGDEDLAIIGTAPTIQLFLNWNQYGDSRTDLDLYVLDNAGRVVAAGGSAQTGPQPPAEAVAFTWVSSEAPYSIRVHRYAGPTGDLDMTIFSFNHRLEHAVASSSLMEPADAHGAFSVGAIYRGVYDDPDPPLEAYSSRGPTNDGRLKPDIVAPDGTTSVTYGSSFGTSFSSPTTAGAAALLKQLYPSIAPPAMADTLRARAIDAGTAGPDDGYGAGRLFVSSMFDGLPAVETIEDVPGDEGLLVEIAWKRSGYDRDGSPVPVTAYDILRRAGGGWDSLATVSATGALRYAAAVQTRGDSSAAGIVWTVLRIRARTGVPGIFFESPPDSGYSVADLLTGAGDAPPAAPFVLSQNVPNPFNPSTAIRFSLRERSPVRLAVYDVGGRLVGLLVDGTLSAGPHEVRWDGRDRHGRAVASGIYFYRLAVPGEAVTRKMTLLR, from the coding sequence ATGGACGTTTCATACGGGACACGGGCGAAGTCGGCGACGGGCACGTTCCGGGCGCGGCGTCCGGCCGCCGTCCTCTGGCTGGCGGCCGGCCTCGCCGCGATGATGCTGGCGGCCGCCGCCCGTTCCACGGCGGGCGAGAAGCCGGGCGAGACCGGTATCGGCCACCGGCTGGCCGTCCTCGTCGACGCGTACGAGCGGGGCGGTTTCGCCCGGGTCGCCTCCGACGCCGCGACGGCGGATGTCAGATTGCGTACGGAGGGGGCGGCGGCGCTGATCCCGGTCGTCATCGAGCCGGCCGGCCGATTTTCGTCGGCCGTCGATCTGGCCGCCATCCGCGGTCTCGGGGCCCGGATCGACGCCGTGTCCAGGTCGTACGTGCGCATACTCTCTCCCCCCGGCGCTGTCCGCCTGTTGCCCTCGGTGCCCGGCGTCGCGGCGGTCCGGCTCGCGACACCGGCGAGATCGCTCGCCGCCGGTTTGGGGAGCACGGTCTCGGAGGGCGTCGACCTGACCGGGGCCGGGGATCTCCAGGCGGCGGGATTCGACGGCGCGGGTGTCAGGATCGCCGTCGTCGATCTCGGGTTCATCGGCCTCGACGCGGCGCAGGTTGCCGGCGAGCTGCCGGCGACGGTCCACCGCGTGAAGGGGAACGTCGAGGGCGTGGACATCAGCGGTTTCACCGTGCACGGCACGGGCGTGGCCGAGCACGTGATGGACATGGCTCCCGGCGCCGAGCTCTACTGCATCCTCGTCGAGGACGAGGTCGATCTCGAGAACGCCGCCGACTTCATCCGCGAAAACGGGATCCACGTCGCGAACCATTCGGTCGGCTGGGTGCTCGCGAGCTACTACGACGACACGGGCCCGATCGCCGGGATCGTCAACCGCTCGCGCGACGTCGACGGCATCTTCTGGGCCGTCGCGGCCGGGAACGACGCGCAAACCCACTGGCGGGGCGACTGGTACGACGCGGACGAGGACGACACCCTCGAATTCGCCGTCGGCGACGAGGACCTGGCGATCATCGGCACGGCCCCCACGATCCAGCTCTTCCTGAACTGGAACCAGTACGGCGATTCCCGGACCGACCTCGATCTCTACGTGCTGGACAACGCGGGACGCGTCGTCGCCGCCGGCGGAAGCGCCCAGACCGGCCCGCAGCCGCCCGCCGAGGCCGTCGCCTTCACCTGGGTCTCCTCGGAAGCGCCCTACTCGATTCGCGTGCACCGGTACGCCGGGCCGACCGGGGACCTGGACATGACGATCTTCAGCTTCAACCACCGCCTCGAGCACGCCGTCGCCTCCTCCTCCCTCATGGAGCCGGCCGACGCCCACGGGGCCTTCTCGGTGGGGGCGATCTACCGGGGCGTCTATGACGATCCCGATCCGCCGCTCGAGGCGTATTCGAGCCGCGGGCCCACGAACGACGGCCGGCTGAAACCGGACATCGTCGCCCCCGACGGGACGACGAGCGTGACCTACGGAAGCTCCTTCGGGACATCCTTCAGCTCTCCGACGACGGCGGGAGCCGCCGCCCTCCTGAAGCAGCTCTATCCGTCGATCGCCCCTCCGGCGATGGCGGACACGCTGCGGGCGCGGGCGATCGACGCGGGGACGGCCGGTCCCGACGACGGATACGGCGCGGGAAGACTCTTCGTATCCTCCATGTTCGACGGCCTGCCGGCCGTCGAGACGATCGAGGATGTGCCCGGTGACGAGGGGCTGCTTGTCGAGATCGCGTGGAAGAGGAGCGGTTACGATCGAGACGGCAGCCCCGTTCCCGTCACCGCCTACGACATCCTGCGGCGCGCGGGCGGAGGCTGGGATTCTCTCGCCACGGTCTCCGCCACCGGCGCGCTGCGGTACGCGGCCGCCGTGCAGACGCGCGGCGATTCTTCCGCCGCCGGCATCGTCTGGACGGTGCTGCGGATCAGGGCGCGCACCGGTGTTCCCGGGATCTTCTTCGAATCGCCGCCCGACAGCGGCTATTCCGTGGCCGACCTCCTGACCGGTGCGGGGGATGCGCCGCCTGCCGCCCCGTTCGTCCTCTCGCAGAACGTTCCCAATCCCTTCAATCCGTCGACGGCGATTCGCTTCAGTTTGCGCGAGCGGTCGCCTGTCCGCCTCGCCGTCTACGACGTCGGCGGGCGTCTCGTCGGCCTGCTCGTCGACGGCACGCTTTCCGCGGGCCCGCACGAGGTCCGCTGGGACGGCCGCGACCGTCACGGCCGCGCCGTCGCCTCGGGAATCTATTTCTACCGGCTCGCCGTACCGGGAGAAGCGGTGACGAGAAAGATGACGCTGCTCCGGTGA
- a CDS encoding thioredoxin family protein translates to MKQVKILGTGCPKCEKLAEAVAAVLAGTSEPYEIEKVTKIEEIIGYGVMMTPALVVDGEVKVVGKVPAPDELRALLG, encoded by the coding sequence ATGAAACAGGTGAAGATACTCGGCACCGGCTGCCCGAAATGCGAGAAGCTCGCCGAGGCGGTCGCGGCGGTCCTCGCCGGAACAAGCGAGCCGTACGAGATCGAGAAGGTCACGAAGATCGAGGAGATCATCGGCTACGGCGTCATGATGACCCCCGCCCTCGTCGTCGACGGCGAGGTCAAGGTCGTCGGGAAGGTGCCGGCGCCGGACGAGCTCCGCGCGCTGCTCGGCTGA
- a CDS encoding DNA polymerase IV, whose product MTDRTAAARVIAHIDMDAFYASVEVLDDPSLRGRPVIVGGASRRGVVSAASYEARAFGVRSAMPVFEARRRCPGGVFLPGRMSRYRDISRLVMGILCDFSPLVEQVSIDEAYVDLTGTERLHGPPRTTALLVKRRIGAETGLTCSVGVSTCKLVAKIASDINKPDGLTIVAPEEVAAFLAALPIGKVPGIGEKSGAQLAAAGIRTLGDAGRFGRDALESRFGALGRRLARIADGGEDSPVTPVTPPKSVSGEVTLEEDTTDTAEIRRLLLRQAERVGRRLRRQGLAGRTVVLKLRHADFRLVTRSVTLDRPTRITRTIYREAIRLHDAYDSREPIRLVGVGVTNLARAGGGQLDFFDGDGDGDEGRWERAERAMDEIVERFGDGAVGPGTLAGDRRREDDPS is encoded by the coding sequence ATGACGGACCGCACGGCAGCCGCTCGCGTGATCGCCCACATCGACATGGACGCCTTCTACGCGTCGGTCGAGGTCCTCGACGATCCCTCCCTCCGCGGGCGGCCGGTGATCGTCGGCGGCGCGTCGCGCCGCGGCGTGGTCTCTGCGGCGAGCTACGAGGCGCGCGCCTTCGGCGTCCGGTCCGCGATGCCGGTCTTCGAGGCGCGGCGCCGCTGCCCGGGCGGCGTCTTCCTTCCCGGCCGCATGTCGCGGTACCGCGACATCTCCCGCCTCGTCATGGGGATCTTGTGCGACTTCTCGCCTCTCGTCGAGCAGGTCTCGATCGACGAGGCCTACGTGGATCTCACCGGAACGGAACGGCTGCACGGCCCCCCGCGAACGACGGCCCTCCTCGTCAAGAGGCGGATCGGCGCCGAGACGGGGCTGACCTGCTCGGTGGGGGTGTCGACCTGCAAGCTCGTCGCGAAGATCGCATCGGACATAAACAAGCCCGACGGCCTCACCATCGTCGCGCCGGAAGAGGTCGCGGCCTTTCTCGCCGCCTTGCCGATCGGGAAGGTGCCGGGGATCGGCGAAAAGAGCGGCGCGCAACTCGCCGCGGCCGGTATCCGCACGCTCGGCGACGCCGGGCGCTTCGGGCGGGACGCCCTCGAATCCCGCTTCGGCGCGCTGGGCCGGCGGCTCGCCCGGATCGCCGACGGCGGGGAGGATTCGCCGGTGACGCCCGTCACGCCGCCGAAATCGGTGAGCGGCGAGGTCACCCTCGAGGAGGACACGACCGATACGGCCGAGATCCGGCGACTTCTCCTCCGGCAGGCCGAGCGGGTGGGACGGCGGCTCCGCCGGCAGGGCCTCGCCGGCCGCACCGTCGTCCTCAAGCTCAGGCACGCCGATTTCCGGCTCGTCACCCGCAGCGTCACGCTCGACCGGCCGACGCGGATCACCCGGACGATCTACCGCGAGGCGATCCGGCTCCACGACGCGTACGACTCCCGCGAGCCAATCCGCCTCGTCGGCGTCGGCGTGACCAATCTCGCGCGGGCGGGCGGCGGCCAGCTCGATTTCTTCGACGGCGACGGCGACGGCGACGAGGGGCGATGGGAGCGGGCCGAGCGGGCGATGGACGAGATCGTCGAGCGGTTCGGCGACGGCGCCGTCGGTCCGGGCACCCTCGCCGGCGACCGCCGCCGGGAAGACGATCCCTCCTGA
- a CDS encoding T9SS type A sorting domain-containing protein produces the protein MSRNAIVVAVALACALLAAPALRAGFTTDGAPVAVYANEQDDQAICADGAGGAFVAWVDRRPYADIYAQRIDANGRAHWTANGIAVCGATNSQYVPAILPDNAGGAIVAWQDRRSGSHYDVYVQRVDGAGTMLWTTDGVAATAAAGDQTGPRLCPDGAGGCIVVWKDARNGSSNCDIYAQRIDVDGLVRWAADGVAVCAYAGNQDYPVAATDGGGGAYVTWFDGRAGWHVYAQRLDGAGVPRWTADGMPVCAEAGMRYDLCIVPDGDRGAILLWCDNRSFYDLYAQRLDTLGVECWGSADVLVCGEAEQQINCVMVSDDAGGAIVAWKDTRGDDPDIYAQRIDAAGTPKWAASGLPLCTLTGGSIDPCIVSDGASGAIVAWTDARHQLTTWNDIYAQHVDSLGVCSWTPGGDSLCCAADTQRYPKAASDGAGGAIVCWEDRRSMLDYDIYAQRITDEGELVATLLASFEAAASPAGVSLAWRLSSLDGGVWFRVLRAPDPAGGFVELDPALVVAEGCFFSLLDASARRGETYVYRVAIDGGPILFETAPVTMPPAVVALLPNRPNPFNPSTTIGFELPARTRVRIAVHDVAGRLVATLVDEVRDGGIHTIEWDGTTDGGRAVASGAYFCRLSAGKQTVVRKMVLVR, from the coding sequence ATGAGCAGGAATGCGATCGTCGTCGCCGTCGCGCTCGCGTGCGCGTTGCTGGCCGCGCCGGCGCTGCGGGCCGGTTTCACGACCGACGGCGCGCCCGTCGCGGTCTACGCCAATGAACAGGATGACCAGGCGATCTGCGCCGACGGGGCGGGGGGCGCCTTCGTCGCCTGGGTCGATCGACGGCCCTATGCGGACATCTACGCGCAGCGGATCGACGCGAACGGCCGCGCGCACTGGACGGCGAACGGCATCGCCGTCTGCGGGGCGACGAACTCGCAGTACGTCCCCGCGATCCTCCCGGACAACGCGGGGGGCGCGATCGTCGCCTGGCAGGACCGGCGGAGCGGCAGCCATTACGACGTCTACGTGCAACGCGTCGACGGCGCGGGGACGATGCTCTGGACAACCGACGGCGTCGCGGCGACGGCCGCGGCCGGTGATCAGACGGGGCCGCGTCTCTGCCCGGACGGCGCTGGCGGCTGCATCGTCGTCTGGAAGGACGCCCGGAACGGCTCGTCGAACTGCGACATCTACGCGCAGCGGATCGACGTCGACGGCCTGGTGCGCTGGGCGGCCGACGGCGTCGCCGTCTGCGCGTACGCCGGCAACCAGGACTACCCGGTGGCCGCCACGGACGGGGGCGGCGGTGCCTACGTGACCTGGTTCGACGGACGCGCGGGGTGGCACGTCTACGCCCAGCGACTCGACGGCGCCGGCGTTCCGCGGTGGACGGCGGACGGCATGCCGGTCTGCGCCGAGGCGGGGATGCGCTACGACCTCTGCATCGTTCCCGACGGCGACCGGGGGGCGATTCTCCTCTGGTGCGACAACCGGAGTTTCTACGACCTGTACGCGCAGCGTCTCGACACCCTCGGCGTCGAATGCTGGGGAAGCGCCGACGTGCTCGTCTGCGGCGAGGCGGAGCAGCAGATAAACTGCGTGATGGTTTCCGACGACGCGGGCGGAGCGATCGTCGCGTGGAAGGATACGCGCGGAGACGACCCCGACATCTACGCGCAACGGATCGACGCGGCGGGAACGCCGAAGTGGGCGGCGTCGGGTCTTCCGCTCTGCACTTTGACGGGCGGCTCGATCGATCCATGCATCGTTTCGGACGGGGCCTCCGGGGCGATCGTCGCCTGGACGGACGCCCGCCACCAGCTGACCACGTGGAACGACATCTACGCGCAGCACGTCGATTCCCTCGGCGTCTGCTCCTGGACGCCCGGGGGTGATTCCCTCTGCTGCGCCGCCGACACCCAGCGGTACCCGAAGGCCGCGTCCGACGGGGCGGGGGGCGCGATCGTCTGCTGGGAGGATCGCCGGAGCATGCTCGACTACGACATCTACGCCCAGCGGATCACCGACGAGGGCGAACTCGTGGCGACCCTCCTCGCCTCCTTCGAGGCTGCGGCGTCCCCGGCGGGCGTCTCGCTCGCCTGGCGGCTCTCGTCGCTCGACGGGGGCGTTTGGTTCAGGGTGCTGCGCGCGCCCGACCCTGCGGGCGGCTTCGTCGAGCTCGATCCCGCGCTTGTTGTCGCCGAGGGGTGCTTTTTCTCCCTCCTCGACGCATCGGCTCGCCGCGGGGAGACGTATGTCTACCGCGTGGCGATCGACGGAGGCCCGATCCTCTTCGAGACGGCGCCGGTGACGATGCCCCCGGCGGTTGTCGCGCTCCTGCCGAACCGCCCCAATCCATTCAATCCGTCGACGACGATCGGCTTCGAGCTCCCGGCGAGGACGCGCGTCCGCATCGCCGTCCACGACGTCGCCGGGCGTCTCGTGGCGACGCTCGTCGACGAGGTGCGCGACGGCGGCATCCACACGATCGAGTGGGACGGAACGACCGACGGCGGGCGCGCCGTCGCCTCGGGCGCGTATTTCTGCAGGCTCTCGGCGGGGAAACAGACCGTCGTGCGGAAGATGGTCCTCGTGCGCTGA
- a CDS encoding DUF4136 domain-containing protein, giving the protein MKRRYWIVLLGALVAASSCSSISVSTDFDRDADYGLYRTFSFAPPRAERRGDRPYEGSPTRTRILAAIERELTAKGYRKAIDERADFLVAVHIAAKNRVDVGVYDYRLGWRGRWHGRDVRVHRYKEGTLVIDIVDARRRELVWRGTAKGAIHGPDEVEEHIAESVRRTIERFPPEIE; this is encoded by the coding sequence ATGAAGAGGAGATACTGGATCGTCCTGCTCGGGGCGCTCGTTGCCGCGTCCTCCTGCTCGTCGATCTCGGTGAGCACCGATTTCGATCGCGACGCCGACTACGGGCTGTACCGCACCTTCTCCTTCGCGCCCCCGCGCGCGGAGCGCCGGGGAGACCGCCCCTACGAGGGTTCGCCCACGAGAACGCGGATCCTCGCGGCGATCGAGCGCGAGCTGACCGCGAAGGGCTACCGCAAGGCGATCGACGAGCGGGCCGATTTCCTCGTTGCGGTGCATATCGCCGCGAAGAACAGGGTCGACGTCGGCGTCTACGATTACCGCCTGGGCTGGCGCGGCCGCTGGCACGGGCGGGACGTGCGCGTCCACCGCTACAAGGAGGGAACGCTCGTCATCGACATCGTCGACGCGCGCCGGCGGGAGCTCGTCTGGCGCGGAACGGCCAAAGGGGCCATACACGGCCCCGACGAGGTCGAGGAGCACATCGCCGAATCGGTCCGCAGGACGATCGAGCGGTTCCCGCCGGAAATCGAATAG